actaccttgctcacgtcgtcccgcctgcattctcatctacatcttcccctcgctcgccctctctctctctctctctctctctctctcaaatctctgccatggcaccgccggcctggccacgcgccgacgaggagtcgcgtCCCCctgaggacgctcactcgattagcagcgacgaggacccctacgcgctgcctgacgaggttgcgccggaccccccaactttggattggttttggggccagtacaatctttgtctgtggaagtcgctgccgccggctgagaaagccaggcaagtggcgttcaagaaggagatggcggggggggggaagccaggtaccaggcggcctgtgaagcccgtgatgcagcctggaaaaaggaggcggcagAGCTTTGGGGGCGAgcgcgtcgtcgtgccgaggacgtgtacgaagacgggtactttgcgaggaaggtcataggcgctgggcgcctcgtcgctgcgtgaaggtgggccgataagctccagcgtgccaccgacgagaaGCTCCGGTGGGCACCCAAcaaaatggcaagatcggccgcgcgtgtccgccagcaagaggcagattggtacatcaagcgctgcgaggcgaaGGATTCGGAGTattgcctccgcactgggaagatgccgtgcaccagggagctgctggcgaggggctgccggaatactggcccaggagggattattagttttagtattgttcgttttcaattttatgaattgtacctagtagttaagtatcatcacgtatatgtgatgatattatatatatatatatatatatatatatatatatatatatatatatattctgtgatgatctaatgaacaattaatatatatatatattatgaattccattttatatatgtttttgtatactaatttgaatctagctgttatcatacacatatacagaatggaaagcgtatatacacacattgaaacagaacatataagaatggaaaatagagtacacacattgaaacagagcaaaacagagcaatactatgattgctgtgaatacatagctatccacgtcaaacgacttttcaaaataaaacgcgtccatgagaccatgaccagcagcccttgcctggggtagctcttggctctgcctgaactcgtgcaggcgttcgtccaagcggtcgacacgctcgcggtacatctggagcgcaaTCTCAaactccaagttggctatttcattagagatcaccagctcgaggatgcgacggccatgttcctctactgcgcccaggtggacacctgggcaaggaggcggtcgagcctacggaccagcgcgttggcatccagcgggccgcggacaaggcgaacggcggcacccatgcgaacagtgcggcgggcgtccggtgcaagtacggcgcggccggcctctagtgcaagtacggcgctgagggcccctgcccactcctggcgaggaatgagGGTACTGAcaggacgtgtacccagctgcaaCGTCgggtcgacagcaggcaagcgccgatggatccgctcttgctgtgcggcgcgccgcgcctcaAGCTCTATGGCGCTCCAACagtctcgccgtgcggcgagccgcagcctatcggcgcggacgcgccatcgatcatgttgtgcggtgagctgcagcctgtcggcgctgacatgcctatcttgatctgcagcgctcaagcgccatgcgccaaaggtctgctcaaccctggcgatgacgcgcaccacggcgtcgtccatcgcattgccggggagcgcctcggcctcgacgggccgtggcgcctgctcgttttcctcgtcgatgaggttgatggcagaggcgcgctttggtgggttggcatgcttggaaaaggtggatgtgctacaggttgcgcttgtcgcctccgtgcgtcgcgcgccccctgtgggcaatatagcagggtggcgggaaacaggtgaggaaatggcgggaaacggtggcgtgttcataaaacgccatcaattaatggaaacttagcatcgagctagcacaagaagtagatgatgatcagatgaacacggaccacactagggaacccgtcggtgatgaattcatcaatcccaaacggttgaatactagcaagcatttgccaacaacacacacggcctattccatcacaaataggtcggatggatcaactgtatgccacgtatcgcacattgtcaaaaagtaatgtggtagaccttctttaacatgtgttaaaaaataaaaaaataaaaacaaggacctcgagcttaaattagctgagggaatggggcatttcggtcatttaaccgaaatgacccatcccatcacctaatttaacatcgacacaacttcccatccagtcacccatccgatggctgctccagcctgagcacacttaacttgatagttttcttacatgagctactggtggaatagctagtccttgctgataggaatgcctcttcacatccttattgtgtatccggatgaccgcccgtcccacaatggccaatagatgttgtgtagacagagcatatcacatacgtcttattagaagcaattgtctgcgttattatcggtcttcgcacacatttctgattacagacctatttgccgcgtatcacacacatcttgttatattgaactgtttctgttctcttgcctaatcacaaacagttcatccgagtgaaccgtattctgtacatcacacacaccttgatcgggctgaccatttcttttttGTTGCCTAATCATAagcagttcatccgagtgaatcgtatgctgtacatcgcacacaccttcatctggctgcccgtttcttttgttcctcctcatcgcaaacagttaattgagttgaaccgtatgcccctcatcgcacacgcaactataatatgaactgtgtttgatgtatcattcatcgcaaacgttttgcatcatttctgacggttttcatacagcaccgtttgcgattattgcatcgcacacagtttctcgaagggtctctgatcgtattgtcgcgttagcagcatccttcAGTAGtgtatgatgtctaaactatgcaaatcaagacaccatatgcatgatatgagcagtataaccatgccaagttagagcatacacctcggtgggggaataggactagtcatctgtctctgagtccatctctgaggagctatcgggacccagcaagagatctgcttcgacaggtagcactgtctgctctgaagaccttgttttcactccagatttttccatcacccactcaaatggctgattcacaggaagagtagtttaatatacaaacattgtcgacaaatggaaatgtaatgaagaaaaggatgggcaagatatcattcaaatatatgatgcctggttaaacaggatggcattgcatatttcgcatatattatggctggctaaaagagatgagactgcataattcccatatatgatatagaaactaaacaggtggcattacagaacatggctaaactaagtagatgacatatatgatgtcgaaagtaggcactgcaaggcaacatatgcatgatgtgactaacatcatcatgccaagttagagcaaacaccttgggggtaaataggagtagTCAGCTGCGTCTAAATCTGCCTCAgaatagatatcttcctctggattacaatctggagagggggagggttttccattgaacccaccatggagtgatgtctgcatggcattgtattgccgcgcaaaactcttctcgttttctctacatgttcagcatgactgtgtacaatatctgacatgcgaaaaaaatagtgagattatgtaaggagagcatgcagaaatcgagagtgatggtaacaaccagtggatggatccaaaaataatgatagcaggctgatgatagctttaatttaatgaaaagacagatgatgattgctttactatttgtttcccacccaagatgaacaacataggcataccctaggtgaaccagataatagacagagatactattcattgctgcctcgatatgtgccccacaactaattttaaaactcaagtttgaacattaatttggacctgacttggagtctaagaggtgaacaggacgataaagtagcaggtaatattaagcaatgcataacataagcaaaaacaaaagagtgcgacctctcttggacttgtgtactcctcaggttcatctgcttagtcgatgatgatgatgccgttgcggtgggtgccggtggcagggaaggagatctgaggcggcgaaagacgatcaggagtagtgatgtctggtttggtggatgcttctgtcgatggagcagctcaggtgaggtggacgacatcgcggcaagagcaggacaaaccacacaaagttttctttgacaactacctgtaactgaagtaatcttgtaagggctcctttggcttgcaggattctaaaaacgcagggataggaaaaataccggaataggataggaatgcacatgggaaatagagcatttgtaaacacaggatttctgtcaacttgggtgtttggttcacaagaattggaagagcagaggaatgcaaagaaacatggcaaAATTAAAGtgaccatatgaaagcgtgtacagttagaatgttattcttcCACTAATGcgcttggtcttgttttcatgcatcggattttgaaaagtaggtccaggtggatgttttgctccattgctttcaacaaaatgcatgaataattgaatagtagagtgccataggaaaatttcctattgctatgtttttccttcagtTTTGCCTTtgaccaaaatagccctaatggatcgacatgaatgtacagtaataagtgatgcgataagtgtacaacctctttgtcgtagccgtgtcgaccttggcttcattgggttggtcgccgaagaagttgaggcagaggtgcctgtcggaggtgtggaggaagaggAATCTACAGACGGCGTctagggcactgctctgttgtgatggatggttccgtcgttggagcagctccggtgtgccgtaagacgtcgaggctgaagcagtacaagacagacatcattaatctcaagtgggattctaatagcatctccaatagatgatgtaaaatacattaccaaaaagtgatagatgtaaaatttacatcaccaaaaaacacctgactacaacagatgaggtaaaaactgttgactctagacttaactgccgaaactgaatttactgtggaatctgaatgttactgtcgaaactgaacgcactggTAGCACAGAGacacttcacatgtagtttaggcCGCTCGAGTACTAGTAGTAGAGAAagagtgatctaaatcagcaggcGATCGACGGGAAACACAGTAGCAGATAGCAGCCTGAGCAGCAGCGCAAACTAGAGCCAGAGCAGCAACTCATGTAGCTGTAGCAGCCCAGGTACCAGCatcagcagcgcaagcgagagcaagagcagagcagcagcgcgagcgagcaagCGAGCGAGacccggagcagcagcagcagcgcgagcgagcgagcgagagccggagcagcagcattagcagcgcaagagagggggagagcagagcagcagcgcgagcgagcgagcgagagctagagcacagcagcacgagcgagcgagccagagccggagcagcagcagcagatccggctggtatggccgccgccgccgaaagGGCCTTGCACTaggggagagccgccatggagataTCGTCCGCGGCGCCGACTTCGAGGTAGCCgcgccatgggggtgcgggatggagcacagttggcgccgggaggtcgagttaaggagaaggtgcaatgcgatgagtgtacaacctctttggtggcgccgagtaggcctcggcttcgtcctaggagtcggtgaggatgttgcggttccggtggagcggGATAAGGccgcgctgtggggatggagcagccgcgatagatgaggcgatcgtcggagcagctccttggaggtggaggacggggcggctgaaccggcgggacaacgagatcgacgacggatgctcatccggggaggtggatgagggacgtcgagctattgcagtggacgatgtcgtcggggaagaggcttcgGTTGGGCAGTGGTGAGGTGGTGGACGGAGGAGgatggggtttcgcggctggagcagagaggttatggcggcctgggatttcgaatggcgaaaagaaggcgatgggagggggaactatgacttagggacgcgcttgtccaaaatgtaagGTGTGTTACAAAATtacccccaccaatttgaactagcggccctttcggctcagggttagaagggggatttcgtgtATCGGGATTTGGCAgttggagggagttttcgcgcgcgttgtaatttcgggatagcaaggcgcgggttgtgaaggcgcgagttttgggagcacgatatctgaattttcgggatataacaaggcgcggcttgaattttagggacaagcctaacgtgtaatattatacgtaccaaatcaattcgcacttccctcaacgaaaagaacgaaaaaaaattaaaacTGTTCACACCACACAGAGAGAGTCTTTTCCCGTTTTACTGTAcaaatgctatttaaagctatgaatccatgttatgtccaattaatttttttGGCTTGCTGTTAATGCATGTAAcatactcataccaacattttagtgcattccaaatgtctatactaccgctgcaattcgaactaaatttgagtccgtttctctatttgaataagaatctacaatcatgattgttgccaacttaaaccatcattcgtgtattatcTTAACAACAcacacatgattactatagagatagatatgaactatgtgtattatatgaactcgaatttaaatttttgaatacacttgatgttgattccaaataatagtacatttgatgtactaactagatctttataatctaaaccatgttccatacgtacaccgtgtttatcacacagagtatagtgccccgccccctacaatatgacaagtatttagccctgagctgtaaaagccacacattatcacaaattataatcaatgttctatatattatatgcagtactagcaagatgcccatgcgttgcacggaacatcaagctGCATTTGTacgagtagtttatcttgtgggagaaaaggacgAACGAGGGAAGGCTTTATTGGCAAATGTGGAGAGGGCTGTGGGTATGTTTTTTTCAAAATTGTcgtagtttccttcctatccgtgagatataaatcggacggcctatattgcaggatggcaggcataccatcatcaccaactctgtttttatataTAATATATTATATgcagtataacatgttcataaccacaccatgcgtatcatcgttatatatattcacgcatgcgtcggtttaaaacattatgataaattcttcaaatatcagaattcactttttataatgaattatgatctctattcgtgttttacacccacacaatcctcttatctttgtagctagcactaactttctctcgtgcatgcacacgcctgcctccctctcaccctccctcagcattctctagctagctccatcgcgcaagttcatcttttcactttaggtcgttcacccacggtgtgtgtaggccccccagctccttctttccggcacacaccgatcaatatgcctctctagccaggtgtgcctaccacaaacacaagctttccctcttctcttctcaccgtccatgcctcactcccgcccctcttttcatcgatcttgtactcgcacactccttccccctcgatatagtatgcatCTTGCacctcttctcaccgtccatgcctcactcccgcccctcttttcatcgatcttgtactcgcacactccttccccctcgatatagtatgcatcttgcaccacctcctagctgcatccctctctctctatccttctctcTAGGCCTTATTTGCTTataacacatacatgcatgtataccgatcgatctccctaaatatacctaggtcgactttaactatttttCCCTACGCATcaatcgacgtacctcacaagttatgtctcttcTTTCTCCGACAAAGgccgattgatcttcctatgtagttatgtctgcttaccacagccatatcgtcccccctcatcattcgtgcatgcctcctgactcGTCTCTCACACACACGTGCACAAACAGGCAggcatcccctctcttattgatattgcaggcgtgccctccgtttgtctagcaagcctctcccaccatttgtgagaagcATCTCCACCACCAACCGCTCCGACACACTAGCTCTGCcgctctcccaaccttattcctctcctacacatatgcatggatgccgatcgatctccctgaATATATACATAAGGTAggtctctctcctcctccacacatataccagccattgtaacTCTATAGGTAGGTCTCTctacccccacccccacccccccacagacacacaccgatagtccagtgttgtaggtaggtatccatgccacagagacaaactgcacatgtcccctctcacgttccagtaggccagccaccctatatctttgacgtgggcacacacaaattcgatggcactctttatcggtcgcactaataacccacaagtataggggatcaattgtagcctatttggataagtaagagtgtcgaacccaacgaggagctaaaggtagaacaaatattccctcaagttctatcaaccaccgatacaactctacgcacgcgtaacgttcgctttacctagaacaagtatgaaactagaagtactttgtaggtgttgttggataggtttgcaagaatataaagagcacgtaaataaaaactaggggttgtttaggtaaagaagcaataaagttagtatagcgagtgtggaaaagtggtggtaggagttgtgaaattgtccctaagcaattgactactttactagaccgatagaaagttttatgtgggagaggccactgctagcatgtcatccctaacttggaattctatgcacttataattggaactattagcaagcatccgcaactactaacgttcattaaggtaaagcccaaccatagcattaagatatattggtcccccttcaatcacgtatgcatcaatttctatgctaggttgaagcttctgtcactcttgccctccaatacatagccctatcaacatacaactaaccctatggtgtgatccacgcgcacgctcatatgatgggcaccaaaggacagcaacataaccacaagcaaattaaaccaatcatagcaattcaccaattaccgataggacaacaaaaatctactcacacatcataggatggcaacacatcattggataataatatgaagcataaaggaccatgttcaagtagagggtacagcgggttgcgggagagtggaccgctgtagatagatgggggaaagtgatgaagatgttggtgaagatgacggaggtgttggtgtagatcgccgtcgcACGATGATGGCCctggcggtgttccggcgccaccgggagagagggggagagagagccccttcttcttcttcttccttgaccttctccctagatgggagaagggtttcctctctggtccttggcttccatggcatggaatgggcgagagcccctccgagattggatctgtctctctctgtttctgcgttccagattctggcctttcaccgtttcttatattcccggagatccgtaactccgattgggctgaaattttaacacgatttgtatccagatattggctttcttgcggcgaaagaagggcaccaaccgccttacacgccccccctgcctcgtggccccctcgggcatcgtctcgcgttgattcttattcccaaaaatcacatgtatttcaaaaaaatctccgtaagtttctatcccgtttggactccatttgggcTTAAGGAACTCAGATAATGACACGAAAAAAATATTCACGAAAGCTTCTTTGAATATGTTTTTCCTGTCTTTATCTGAGTTCCTTCAGCCATTGTTTGTGATACAAGAGTCTCAGTGACACAGTATTGTTACCTCTTACAGTTTTATTATTGCTCATTTAATAACTAGTGTTTGACAGTCTTAAGAGATTGTAAATTGGGCAAGTTCATGTGGTATACTATCGATGTTGCTCATTTGGAGCTGTGATGAATTTTGCACCGACCTGAAGGCCTTACTTTTGTTCAAACCACACCATACTGTTGTAGGCTAATTTATTGTAAGATTTCTTTGTCTCAATTCCTTCTTTGCGTGCCCAACCTTTAATTTCATAGTAAAAGAACAAGACAGCCGAAATATTCTATCTTTACATGCAAAATTATGTGGTATGCTAGCTCCAGTCTTTTGCAGTATTGCTTTTACATATTCTAATCTTATAGCTTTTACATATGCTGTTGTAATGTGCTGAAACATCCATTTAGCTTATTTCGAAGAAACACACATTTATCTTTTTATAGGAAAACATCCATTTAGCTTAGCAACAAAAGAAGTTCCTCTTGTTGTAATTCTCTTCTCTATACTCTTAGAAAATAATCTCCAGTCAGTTGCAAGCCAGGCCCTGACTTTCAGTTTGTCATGAGTCCATTTGTTTATCTTGATGATATGTGAACATGAaaatcttcttctttttcttttttctgatgtgtgtgtgcgtgcggtTTGTGCAGGCTCCCATCTGATCTGATTTGGTTGTgtgaaggaaggaagggggccaTGGAGAAGCTGCTGCGGGTTCAATTTGTTTGGATTTGGTTCCCCCTGTTTCCAAGGTGATCACTTCTCTAGTGTTAATTACTTAGTTCTAGTCATCACACTAATAGCTAATTAAGTGTACTGAGTTTCAGCACAAGCATCCTTCTATGTGTGCTGGGGACTTTTGGTGTATGTGTGTAACTGATGCGTGCGGTCTGATTCATGTATGCGGTTTGTGCAGGCGGTTTGCTCCCATCTGATCTGCTTGTGTGAAGGGGGCCTAGGAGAAGCTGGTGCAGGTTCATTTTGTTTCGATTTGGTTTCCCCTGTTGCCAAGGTGACGACTTCTCTCGCCTATCTCCCCCTCTGTTCAAGTGTTTGATTAGGGAATGTGGGAGGAGAATCATGCATTTCATTAGAGAAATACAATACTGCTTTTATTTTGCATGTTTGCAGGCATTAATTCTGAAGAGTTTCTGTCTTTCAGAGTTCAGTTTTACTCCTGTGCATGTGCTGAAACACCAAATTGGTGGCTAAGATAGGGCACAACTTAATCATGAGAATGTAGCCCAAATCAGAGTGATTATGATGAGTTGATATTTTTTCCAAATAATTTCCCAGTGCTTCATATTACCTAGATTAGGTAGGTAGTCAACATTCCTCCAAGTTGTCTGTAGCTAGCTATTTCTCTTGATTTTACTTCTTATAATTCTCGCTGTTCCCAATCATTGTCATTGTCTGTAGCTAGCTTCCAGCTGTCATGACCAATGCTTCTTGTCTGTTCATATGCAGATTTACTCAGCCACGGGGAGCGTAATGAGGAGCAGCTGCTGGCCGTGATGTTGATCGATCCTAGCCTGTCTTCCAGCTCTCAGTGATTTGCTCCTCGAGGTGTATGCCGTGCTGCACCTGAAGCCTGTTGACTACGAGCAGCAGAACGCCTTGTCTAATGTATTCAGCAACATggcaactactccctccgttccaaattactcgtcgtggttttagttcaaatttgaactaaaaccacgacgactaatttggaacggagggagtaaatcTTTGGTAAGAGATGATATAGTTTGCCTTTGTTACTAATAATGTGATCACTGAATAGCATGATGAACTTGTCGCAGAGTAGAGAAAGATAACATGGTCATGAATATTATCTCTCTTTCagttatactccctccgtaactTAATATAAGATGCTTTTTGACACTATGCCACTATATCGTCTTGAATTTCTGTTTGTCTTGTCTAAATTATTGCTTGTCCTGCTTACTTTTAATGGGAATGCAAATTGCTAGTACATTGGTTTGTGATAATCTTTATATGACTGGAATTAAGTCTCTTGAACACACACGCATCTTTCTATGACTGCAACTAAggtcgctctctctctctctctcatcccAGGTATCTGTTTCTTATACATAGTATAGTAAACAGCACCCTACTCTGTTACCTACTACTCTAGTTACCTTTACGCCGTTCCCCACTACCGCGTATTTCTTTTGTCTCCCACAAACGCTGGTTAATCAACTTCGCTTTATAGTTAGCTCAAATACTAAGGGGCATCATACAGAAATCAATGCGCCAGCGCTCAATCATGCAGAAAGGTATTTGAATGCAAAAACCAAGACCCTCAAAGAAAACACAATAGGTCGACTAACTCGGAGTCAAACGAACACAATACTACGGCGTGGACTGGACGATACATACGCCTCCCCGACAACACAGAACAGGACAGCAGGACTCTGTAGGaactttttttttttgagaatgaCGGGGGGCCAGGGCCCCACCGGTTGTTGTATTACTCGAAAGACTTGGCAGTCATACAGAGTTTTTCATCCAAGAGATAAAAAACTACCAACTAAGCAGCAAAAACcgaagagggggagagggagagttACAGGGCCGAAAGAAAAAAAGCACGCGTCTCCAGGAACAGCGCGCGATCAGGAGCGTTGTAACGGTGGCTCCAGAGCATGATGTCGTCCGCAGTTCTGGAGAGGATGTCGCCAACGTCGCAGTCGACGCCGTTGAACGTGGCGTTGTTCCGGGCTTTCCAGATCTGCCAAAGCAGCACTAGGAGCCCGTCCTTCCAGAGCGGAGGCGAGGTCGGAGCACCCGGGGGCGAGGAGAGAATCCCGCCAACCGAGTCGAAGGGGCCCAGTCCAAGGCGGCGCCAGGTGGAGGCTGCGCGCGCGCACGAGGTGAAAATATGCACAGCAGTCTCCTCCGCGGAGCAGGAGGCACACATACTAGAGGGGGCGCAGTTCTTCGCGAACAGGTTCACACGCATGCTGAGGCGGTCACGAGCCAGCAAGCAAGCGAAGATCTTGATCTTCCTGGGAAGTTTGGAGCACCAAATGTCGATGGAGGTCTGACATAGCACTCCATTGGAGGAGAGAACCCGAAACGCAGCGCGTGAGCTGAACGCTAGGTCCTCGCCCCAAGCCATGAACCGGCGGTCCGGAGTGTCACCAAGCTGCAGGGCACGGATGAGAGCCCGGACCTCTCCCAGCTGAGAAGCAGCTACAGAGGAGAGGCGTCTCTGAAGATGAAGACCGTCGAGGGCGACCGCCGCCACGGAGGCGTTGGGGCGCGTGGAGTGGGAGAAGAGCGCCGCGTACTCAAAGCAGAGGGCACCACCGGGGCACCAGCGGTCATGCCAGAAGGAGGTAGTGCGCCCGTCCCCAAGCGCCACACGGGTGATGGCCCTGTACGTGGGGAGCCCCCGGCGGACGATGACCTCGACGAAGGAAGGAGCCGAAGAGCAGTCGCCAACGTCCCCCCTGATGCTGCGGAGGAACCAACTCTTCCAAGGGGGACAGTCCGGTTGGTGAAGCTTGTGGACGAAGTTGAGAAGCAGGCACATGTTCTGTCATCGTAGATCGCGGATCCCGAAGCCACCCTCTTGCACATCTGCACACACATTATCCCAAGCAACAAGACAGCGAG
This genomic window from Aegilops tauschii subsp. strangulata cultivar AL8/78 chromosome 4, Aet v6.0, whole genome shotgun sequence contains:
- the LOC141021592 gene encoding uncharacterized protein, with the protein product MCLLLNFVHKLHQPDCPPWKSWFLRSIRGDVGDCSSAPSFVEVIVRRGLPTYRAITRVALGDGRTTSFWHDRWCPGGALCFEYAALFSHSTRPNASVAAVALDGLHLQRRLSSVAASQLGEVRALIRALQLGDTPDRRFMAWGEDLAFSSRAAFRVLSSNGVLCQTSIDIWCSKLPRKIKIFACLLARDRLSMRVNLFAKNCAPSSMCASCSAEETAVHIFTSCARAASTWRRLGLGPFDSVGGILSSPPGAPTSPPLWKDGLLVLLWQIWKARNNATFNGVDCDVGDILSRTADDIMLWSHRYNAPDRALFLETRAFFLSAL